One window of the Betta splendens chromosome 21, fBetSpl5.4, whole genome shotgun sequence genome contains the following:
- the vwc2l gene encoding von Willebrand factor C domain-containing protein 2-like — translation MWISMPRRSMGPLVSLAFILLPLLLLALGAASPASVGNPEDYAADESERGAGDNMVFDDYRGKGCVDDSGFVYKLGERFYPGHSNCPCACTEDGPVCDQPECPKLHPKCTKVEHNGCCPECKEVKHFCEYRGKTYKILEEFKPSPCEWCRCEPNNEVHCVVSDCAVPECVNPVYEPEQCCPICKNGPNCFAGTTIIPAGIEVKVDDCTICRCHNGDWWKPAQCLRRECLNGQSLS, via the exons ATGTGGATTTCGATGCCGAGGCGAAGCATGGGCCCTCTGGTCTCGCtcgccttcatcctcctccccctcctcctgctggccCTGGGCGCCGCGTCCCCGGCCTCGGTGGGCAACCCCGAGGATTACGCCGCCGACGAGTCGGAGCGAGGTGCCGGCGACAACATGGTCTTCGACGACTACCGCGGGAAGGGCTGCGTGGACGACAGCGGCTTCGTGTACAAGCTGGGGGAGCGCTTCTACCCGGGACACTCGAACTGTCCGTGCGCGTGCACGGAGGACGGGCCCGTGTGCGACCAGCCCGAGTGCCCGAAACTTCATCCCAAGTGCACCAAGGTGGAGCACAACGGATGCTGCCCCGAGTGCAAGGAGGTGAAGCACTTCTGCGAGTACCGGGGGAAAACCTACAAGATTCTAGAAGAATTCAAG CCGTCGCCCTGCGAGTGGTGCCGCTGCGAACCGAACAACGAGGTGCACTGCGTGGTGTCCGACTGCGCCGTGCCCGAGTGCGTCAACCCCGTGTACGAGCCGGAGCAGTGCTGCCCCATCTGTAAAAACG GTCCAAATTGCTTCGCCGGAACGACGATCATCCCGGCCGGAATCGAAGTGAAGGTGGACGACTGCACCATCTGCCGCTGCCACAACGGAGACTGGTGGAAGCCGGCGCAGTGCCTGCGGCGGGAGTGCCTCAACGGCCAGTCGCTGTCGTAG